The Microbacterium phyllosphaerae region GATGCCCGCGCGGAAGACCTCCGACGAGTATGCCGCGGCGGTGAAGGTGAGCCCGAGCACGGCCGCGACGAAGTTCTCGAACAGCACGCCCAGTGCGGGCAGCCCGAAGTAGACGATGTAGAGCACGACCAGGGCAGGGATGCCGCGGCCGATCTCGACCACGACGAGAGCCGGCCAACGCAACCACGGTCGCACCGAGGTGACCCCGAGGGCGAAGACGAGTCCGAGCGCGTAACCGAATACGACCGAGAGCGCGGTCAGCTGCAGGCTGACGACCAGCCCTTCACCGAGGGTGGGGAGGTAGTCGACGATGTCCATCACTGTGCCTTCCGTAGCCGGCTGTCGATTCGCCGCGCGAGGATCGCGACGGGAACGCTGACGATGAGGTAGACGGCCGCCGCGACGAAGAACGGCAGAATGCCGGCGGAGGCGGGGTTCTGCCGGGCGAACATGTTCGCCGCGAACACCATGTCTGCAACCCCGATCGTCGAGGCGATCGAGGAGTCCTTGAGCAGGGACAGCAGGTAGGTCGTGATCGAGGGCAGTGATGTCCGCAGCGCCTGCGGCGCGAGGATCCGCCCGAAGGTCGTTCGCGAGTCCAGCCCGAGAGCGGCGGCCGCCTCGGACTGCCCCCGCGGCAATGTCGCGAAGCCGCCGCGATAGATCTCGGCGAGGTATGCGCTCGCGATGATTCCGAGGCCGAGCACGGCGGCCGACAGGGAATCGAAACGAACCGCGCCGATCTGCACCCCGAAGTAGATGAGGAAGAGCCACACGATGGGTGGGATGCCTCGTATGAGATCGACGATGAACCGGATGAGCAGTCTCAGCGGCCTCCATCGAGCCCGCAGGCCCAGCATGATCGGGAACCCGAGAACCGCGCCGATCGCGAACGCGAGGACCGTGACGAGCAGGGTCATCGGCAGCCCGAGGAGCACAGCGAGGATGACGTCGCTCATGTCAGCGCTCCAGGACGGCGCTGAGGAACCGCCGGGTGCGCTCCTCCCGAGGGGAGGCCATGATCTCGGCGGGATTGCCCTGCTCGATGATGTGCCCCTCCGCCATCACCACGAGATGGTCGCCGACATCGCGGGCGAACTGCATCTCGTGCGTCACGACGATCATGGTCATGCCCGCGTCGGCGAGTTCACGCATGACTGCCAGAACCTCGATGCCCACCTCGGGATCGAGCGCGCTGGTCGGCTCGTCGAAGAGCATGACGCGGGGGTTCAACGCGAGCGCGCGGACGATGGCGATGCGCTGCTGCTGACCTCCCGAGCAGCGCCCTGGATGCTGCAGCGCCTTCTCCTTGAGGCCGACGCGCTCGAGCAGGGTCATCGCTCGCTCTTCGGCTTCCGCCCGACTGCGACCCAGGATCTTCTCCTGCGGGAAGGCGATGTTGCGCAGCACCGTGTAGTGAGGAAAGAGATTGAACGACTGGAACACCATCCCGACCTGGCGGCGCAGGGCGAGAAGGTCACGGTCTTTGATGGTCGTTCCGGCGTCTATGGTCTGCGTACCGACTGTGACGCTGCCCGCGTCCGGGGTCTCGAGCAGATTGACGCACCGCAGCAGGGTGCTCTTGCCTGATCCGGAAGGACCGATGAGAGCGGTGACGCTTCCGGGCTTCACGGACATCGAGATGTCGTCGAGCACGAGGTTGTCGCCGAAGCTCTTGGACAGGTGTGAGATCTCGACACCGGCGTGAGCCAGTTCGTTGCTCTGGGTGATGAGTCCGGGGTTCATGTGAGTCCTCCTTGGGTTGGACGCCGACCGTGGCCGGCGTCCAACCAGGTGTCAGCGGATCGAGGTGGCGGCGACGTCAGTCGGAACGAGAAGACTCGCGGGCAGGTCATAGTCGGCGAGGATCTTCTCGAGCGTGCCGTCTTCGCGGAACCCGTCGATGTGCTCGCTGATCGCGTCCGCGAGGTCGGTGTTCTCCTTGGCGATCGGGAACGCGATGATCGGCTTCGACGTCGTGATGGCGATACGGTCGTCGACCTCAGCGGGCTCCACGATGAAGTCGGTGTCCGCGTAGGCGACAGTGGCGACGGCATACCCGTCGAGGGCTGCTTGGATGCGACCGCTCACGAGATCCTGCTTCGTCTCGACGGTCCCGGGGTAGGTCTTGAGCTCGCTGCCGAGGACCGCGCTCATATCCGCCTCCCACGAGAAGCCCGCGACACTGCCGACGGCGCCGATCTCCTCGAGGGCTTCGACAGTGGTGACGCCCTCTTTCGAGATGATCCCCATGGAGTCGTAGAAGGTGGGGGCGGTGAATCCGACCTGTTCGGCGCGCGCCTCGGTCACATACCAACCGCCAGTGATGAGATCGGTCTTCTTCTGCTCGCTGATCATCGGGATGCCGTTGGCATATGTGATCGGCACGAACGCGAGATCGAGGCATTCGG contains the following coding sequences:
- a CDS encoding amino acid ABC transporter permease; amino-acid sequence: MSDVILAVLLGLPMTLLVTVLAFAIGAVLGFPIMLGLRARWRPLRLLIRFIVDLIRGIPPIVWLFLIYFGVQIGAVRFDSLSAAVLGLGIIASAYLAEIYRGGFATLPRGQSEAAAALGLDSRTTFGRILAPQALRTSLPSITTYLLSLLKDSSIASTIGVADMVFAANMFARQNPASAGILPFFVAAAVYLIVSVPVAILARRIDSRLRKAQ
- a CDS encoding amino acid ABC transporter ATP-binding protein, giving the protein MNPGLITQSNELAHAGVEISHLSKSFGDNLVLDDISMSVKPGSVTALIGPSGSGKSTLLRCVNLLETPDAGSVTVGTQTIDAGTTIKDRDLLALRRQVGMVFQSFNLFPHYTVLRNIAFPQEKILGRSRAEAEERAMTLLERVGLKEKALQHPGRCSGGQQQRIAIVRALALNPRVMLFDEPTSALDPEVGIEVLAVMRELADAGMTMIVVTHEMQFARDVGDHLVVMAEGHIIEQGNPAEIMASPREERTRRFLSAVLER
- a CDS encoding substrate-binding periplasmic protein; translated protein: MNTRSTLHRPLAMLAGIGVAVAALAGCASTSTGSSVADDCTPAHEGLTTYTEGTLTVGVPENLPYTQTKGTDAAGLEIDVIKKIAAAECLDLAFVPITYANGIPMISEQKKTDLITGGWYVTEARAEQVGFTAPTFYDSMGIISKEGVTTVEALEEIGAVGSVAGFSWEADMSAVLGSELKTYPGTVETKQDLVSGRIQAALDGYAVATVAYADTDFIVEPAEVDDRIAITTSKPIIAFPIAKENTDLADAISEHIDGFREDGTLEKILADYDLPASLLVPTDVAATSIR